The DNA window ATTCTTTGAGACAAATTATAACATTACAGAAGCTATTAATGTTGAAACATATCAAGGCGCATATAAATATTCTGTTGGTTCGTTCAATTCTTATGCTGCAGCAAGACAACATGCCAATTCGATTAGAGCTAAAACAAATTTAAGTGCATTTGTTATAGCATTTAAAGATGGTGCACGCATACCTGTTTCTGATGCAAAAGTTATTACAGGCGAATAAAAAATATTACTATTATAACCAAAGCCCTGCAAAGGGCTTTTTTTATTTCTAATTATAATAACAAAAATGAAACTTAAAATTCCTATCGAAATTATTGAGCTTGAACCTGAAAGTTTTCACCTTTTTATTGAAGGTCATATTAATGGAAAGCCAGCAAATATGCTTGTTGACACAGGTGCATCAAAAACAGTTTTTGATTTGAACAGAATTTCAAATTTTATAAACAAACGGAAAAAAAAATTTGAATCTTTTGAAAAAACAACAACCGGCTTAGGCACCAACTCAATGGAAAGCCATTTTACCAATTTTAAAAAATTTAATATTAAGAAATTGGCTTTTGTTGATTTTAAAGCAATTTTGCTTGACATGACTCATGTAAATCAATCTTATGAAATGCTAAAAATGAAACCTATTGATGGGGTTTTAGGCAGCGATCTGCTTATGAAATATAAATCGGTGATTGATTATAAGAAACATATTATCTCTTTTGAATATTAATCAAATTAAGTATTTTAGATTTAATATCTGAATTTTCAAAAATACCTGTAAAGTTTTCACATCCCTGCCCTATTGTCCAAATCCCTACGGGTAGCCCTGAGTGTTCATTAGTGGTCCATCCTATCTGTGCATCATAATTATATTTTGCAACAGTAACGCTGTCTGAAAATATTAAGGATTTTTTCTGCAATGTAAGTTTATTCGGGTAACATCGATAACTATTTATTGAAGAACTATTCGAATCATCAAATCCACGACCTAATGTAAGACCACCGGTTTCATGATCAGCAGTAACAATGATTAAAGTATTTTCAGGATTTTTCAAATAAAACCCGTATGCTTTTTTAACAGCATCGTTAAAAGCAATAACTTCACCAACAGCTGTAGCAGCATCATTATCATGACATGCCCAGTCAATTTTACCGCCTTCAACCATGATAAAAAAACCGGTATCATTTTTTAAACTATTGATGGCTGTTTCAGTGTAAACCGAGAGTTTATCTTCATATCCGGGAAAATCAATCACGTTAGGCAATGCATTTTTTTCATCGCTATATACATTCTTTAAATTTATTTGTTTATTTCTTATCAGTGTATCTATAATGATCACTGGCAACACAGTATTTTTATTTTTATCAAGCAACGAAGTGTTCAGTAAGAGGTTATATTTATTTTCTTTTAGTTTCAACAAAACCTGTTCAAAGTTTTTATAAATTCTTTTTGAAGTATCGGCATTTCCCAGCATAAAACCACCACCAGCAAAAAAATCAAAATGACTTTTAATTAATTCATTTGTGAGGTTATCATAATTTTTCCGAGTAGGTTCATGCCCAAAAAATGCTGCAGGAGTAGCATGATTTAGAGGAACGCTTGTGAGAATTCCTATTTTAAATTTTTGTTTCTTTAAATATTCTGCAATACTTTCAAACGATTTATATTTCGACATTCCAATCATCCCGTAATTTGTTTTTTCACCACAGGCAATTGCAGTACCGGCAGCACCCGAATCTGTTATTCTGAAGGTATCAAGACAATCGGTTTTTGTTAATCCAAATTTCCATGAATTATCTAAAAATATTAATTTTTCATCTTTAAAATATTCTAAATATTTTTCTGTTAGAAAAACCTGGTTCAATCCCATGCCATCACCAATAAAAACAAAAATGTACTTAGGCGGAATACCTGAAAAAGCTGTCTTAAAAAATAGAGCCGAAATGAATAGAGAAACAAAAAATATTTTTTTCATCAGTAAAAAATTATAATTTTTATAAAATCTGAATATTATCAGTAATAACTTTTTTGTTACCAGTTCCCATCCATGATATCCATTGTTACGCAACACTTGCTTGCTCGTGAATATCAATCCTAAAGTAAACCCTATATTGAAATCCTTTTTGAATTTATTTATCATGATTGGTGCATGTTTTCGTTCGCATGGATATTTCATATCATATTATACTCGTTCTTATCAAGAATGCGAAAACAAATTTGATTAGAACAAGTTATGTCGATAGGAACAAAATAAGAAAAATGCAAATCTTTTCCGTATCGGTATAAAATATTCTAAGCAAAAATATACTTTTTTAATCTCATTAAAACTTAAATATTAGTAATTTTACATCAATATTGATTCCTGTTCAATATTTAACAGAAATAATAAATAATGTTGAATAAAGACAAAATTTTTAATAGTAAATTTTTCAATTATACTTTTGTTGCAAAAAGATTCATATCAAAATAAAAAAACTGAAAACTCAAACAATATCTTAATATCTAAATATCATTTTATATGTTAAAAGGCGCGTATACATTACTCATCACTCCATTCAAAAAAGATCTTTCATTAGATGAAGAAGGATTGAAAAGACTTGTTGAAATGCAAGTGGAATCAGGCATTCACGGAATAGCTCCATTAGGAGTTACCGGTGAAAATACGATGATGACAGATAACGAAATTTATAAAGTTGTTGAAATAATTGCTAAACATGCAAAAGGAAAAGCAAAAATAGTTCCCGATGCATGCAGCACCAGTCTTTGGGAAGCGAAGGAACGTGTACAACGGTTCATTGATTTGGGAGCTGATTATATTTCGGTATTTACACCTTATTTTGTTTTACCTAAACAAGAAGGATTGATCGACTTTTACGAAAAACTTGCCGATTTTTCTAAAGTTCCCATTGTTCTTCATAATGCGCCCGAACGTACCGGTGTAGATCTATTACCAGAAACCACAGGACATCTTTCTAAACACCCCAATATTAGTGGCATTAAAGATGGCAATAAAAAGCTCGACCATCTTGCAAAAATTTTATACCTCACAAAAGACCAGGATTTTGATGTATTTACAGGAAAAGATACAACCGCTTATCCACTGATTTCGTTTGGTGGAGCCGGAACTTTTACTGTTGCCGGAAATGCAATTCCAAAAGTAATGAAAGAATTAACAGAGGCAGCTCTTTCAGGTAACATGAAGAAAGCAGAACAAATGCATTTTGAATATTACGAATTATTTGAAGCATTCCGTTTTGAATCGAACCCAATGGCTGCAAAAATGGCGCTGAACCTTATGGGGCTTCCTGCCGGCGGTCATCGCTCGCCACTTACACCTCTCAGCGAAGGAAAAACAAAAATTTTAAAATCGCTGATGATACAAAAAGGTTTGATAAAAGAATAAAATAGTTTAAAATTCAAAGTTTGATGTTTAATTTTTAAATCTATTGAACTGTGTGTTTAATAAATATATATTATGAATAAAATTACTTTACGTTCACCTGCAACTAGTGCCAATGTCGGACCAGGCTATGATATTTTTGCAATGGCATTAAAAGAACCTTATGATGAAATAACCATCTCGTTAAATGATTCAGGGAAAATTGAAATCTGCATTAGCGGAGAGCATGGCAATATTCCTACAAATGTAGAAGATAATACCGCAGGGCTTGCAACTCTGGAGCTTTTCAAGAGAAAAAAAATACAGCAGGGAGTTACCATTGAAATAAATAAAAAAATGCCAAGTGGTGGCGGTCTTGGAACTACAGGAGCTTCGGCATCAGCAGCAATTGTAGGACTTAACAAACTTCTTAACCTTAACCTTTCATTCAACGAACTGATTGATATAGCGCGTATGGGCGAAGTTGCATCAGGTGGTTCGCCACATGCCGATAATGTTGCCGCTTCAATTATGGGAGGATTTGTGCTGGTAAAAAGTTACCATCCGATTGATGTCCTAAAACTTGATATTCCTGAGTTTCCTATTGTTCTTGCAGCTATTCGTAAAAGTCAGCGTACAACCCGAGGATTCATTACTTATGAGATCGGACAGGAAAAGTTAAAAGAGCAGATGGCCCGCTGTTCGCGCGTGATTCATGCACTTCACACAAAAGACATTGCCGAATTTGGTAGTGCAATTAATGTTGACCATATTGCCGAACCCGTTCGTGGTGCTGCTATTCCCGAATATTTAGATGCAAAGAAAAAAGCTTTGGAAGCCGGTGCATTTGGTTGTACAATAAGTGGAGGTGGTTCATCAATAATTGCTTTTTGCAGTTTAGAAAAACAAAAAGAAATTGCAGAAATATTTGAAAAAAGTTTTTCACCTAATCCACATTACGTAAAAACAATTTGTTCTTTTACCAGTAACACAGGCGTTCACGAAATTTAAAAATAATCTGAATCTTAATTATTTTTTTCTTTAAAAATATTTTACACCTAAATATCTAAGTGTATCTTTGTGCTTTAAGTGTCTTAGTTGAATAATTGATATTCTTTTTTTACCACTTAGACACTGAGTACACTAAGAATCATTAAGAAACATTTCTGATATGAAAAATAATCTCAACGAAAAAATTATACTTGTTACGGGTTCTTCCCGTGGAATAGGCAAAGCGATAGCAATGATACTTGCACAAGCAGGAGCAAAAATCATTGTTCACTATTCAAAAAACGCTGTTGCTGCTGAAGAAACATTGAAGCAATTAGGCGAAAATGGATTGTATACAGTTAAAGCAGACTTAAGCAAAGAAGATGAAATAATTGCGATGGTCAAATTAATTGAAAGTAAAACAGGAAAAATTGATGTGCTGGTTAACAATGCAGCCTGGCATTCCAATATGAAACCATTGGAAAATAATTTTGACACATGGTTTACCGACTGGAAAGGCACAATAGCATCAAACCTCAACGGCACAGCTTGCTTATCATACCTTGCCTCCAAATTAATGTTGAAAAATAGTGGCGGAAGAATCATAAACATTTCATCTCGCGGCGCATTCCGCGGCGAACCTGAATCATGGGCTTATGGAGCTAGCAAAGCCGGATTGAATTCACTTGGTCAATCAATGGCAAAAGCATTAGCACCACAAAAAATATTCGTGTTCACTATTGCACCCGGATTTGTTTCAACTGAGATGTCCCAAAAAATTCTTAACAGCCCTCAGGGTGATGAAATCCGCAACCAGAGCCCATTTGGCAGAGTTGCTCTTCCTGGAGAAATAGCAAAGATAGTTTTATTCTTTGCGGGCGAAGCTCCTGAATTCATGACAGGATGTATCGTTGATATCAACGGTGCGTCTTACCTCAGGACATAAATTTTTCTTTTACATATTCTGCAATCTGAACAGCGTTGGTAGCCGCGCCTTTCCGAAGGTTATCGGCTACTACCCACATATTCCATGCATAATCATTGAATAGATCTTTTCTGATTCGGCTTACAAAAACTTCATCTTTTTCCTGAGCTTCAAGTGCAGTGGTATATTCTTCATTATTGGTTTTAAGAATCAATCCTGCTGCATCCTTTAATGCTGCAATAATTTTTTCTTTACTTACCTTTTTTTCTAACTCCACATAAACAGATTCAGAATGACCGCCTCTAACTGCAACACGGGCAGCAGTGGCACTTACGGAAATATTATTATCATTAAATATTTTTCTTGTTTCATTTACCAATTTCATTTCTTCTTTTGTGTAATCGTTATCGGTAAATACATCGCATTGCGGAATGCAATTCAAATCAATCTGACGGGCATAAAATTTACTACTATCATCTCCAACTCTTTCTTTTTCAAGTTGAGTAATACCTTTAATCCCGCTTCCAGTAACTGATTGGTAAGTTGAAACAATAATTTTTTTAATTCCAAAATTTCTATATAATGGCGCTAAGGCAACAAGCATCTGTATTGTAGAGCAATTCGGATTGGCAATAATTCTGTTTTCTTTTTTTAATGAATCGATATTCACTTCAGGCACGATAAGCGGAATAACAGGATTCATACGCCATGCCGAAGAATTATCAATTACATAACAACCTGCTGCTGCAAACTTTTCAGCCCAATTCAACGACACATCGCTACCTGCAGAAAACAAAACAATATGTGGTTTTTCATCGAGTGCTTGTTGAATTGAACATACCTTAACTTTTTTATTATTATAATAAATTTCTTTCCCTGCTGATTTTTCAGATGCTGCGGGAATTAACACATCAACCGGAAATTTTTTTTCTTCCAGAACTTTTATCATCACAGAGCCAACTAATCCTGTTGCTCCTACTACTGCTACTTTCATAATTTATTTATTTTATTTCGTGAATATCATATGGTGTTTCCTGGTAAACATAATAGTTCAACCAGTTTGAAAAAAGTAAGTTAGCATGACTACGCCAGTTTACTATCGGATAATTATTTTCATTATTACCCGGAAAATAATTTAATGGTTTTTCAATTTTCAATCCTTTATTTTTATCGCGTAAATATTCGGCCTTTAAAGTCAGCGCGTCGTATTCCGAATGACCGGTAACAAATATTCTTCTTCTATTTACTGCTGTTGCTAAATATACGCCGGCTTCAGGCGACTCAGCAAGCAATTGTAAATCTTTTACTTTTAAAATATCTTCTTTTTTTACTGTTGTATGCCTGCTGTGTGGGGCAGTGAAAACATCATCAAATCCTCTAACAATAGGAGGTTTATTATTTAATAATTTATGTTCAAAAACCCCAAAAACCTTTTTCGGCAACAAGCATTTTTCTATTCCGTAATAATAATAAAGCGCAGCCTGTGCAGCCCAGCAAATATAGAAAGTACTGGTAACATTTGTTTTTGCCCATTCAAAAATTTCAGTAATTTCTTTCCAGTATAAAACATTTTCAAATGCTTCCTGTTCAACAGGCGCACCGGTTACAATCATTCCATCATATTTTTTATTTTTTACATTTGAAAATGTATTGTAAAAATTTTTCAGATGCGATTCGGCTGTATTCTTCGGTTTGTAAGTTCCGGTCATCAGCAAATCGATTTCAACCTGTAATGGAGTGTTTGACAACAAGCGCATCAGTTGTGTTTCCGTATCGATCTTCAACGGCATTAAATTTACAATCGCAATGTTAAGCGGTCGGATATCCTGATGTGACGCCTTCCTCCTGCCTATTACAAAAATATTTTCATTTTGTAAAATATCTTTAGCAGGTAACCTGTCGGGAATATTTATTGGCATAACTTATATACTTTTAAAAGCGTTTTCAAAATCTGCAATAATATCATTAATATGCTCAAGGCCAACTGAAACGCGCAAAAGCGTTGGTGAAATTCCGGAAGCATTTAACTCTTCATCCGATAACTGCTGATGTGTTGTAGCTGCAGGAAGAATAATTAATGTTTTCGCATCGCCTACATTGGCAAGGTGACTAACAAGCTTTAAACTATTCACAAACTTCACTGCGTTATTTTTATCTCCTTTGATGACAAACGTCAATACCCCGCCAAATCCGTTATTCAGATATTTTATTGCTCTTTCGTGCGATGAACTATTTAGTAAGCCGGGATAATTTACTTTCTCAACCAAAGGATTACTTTGCAGCCACCCTGCAAGTTTCAACGCATTTTCACAATGACGTTTCATGCGGAATGAAAGCGTTTCCAATCCTTGTAACAGAAGAAATGAATTGAATGGACTTAAAGCCGGACCGAAATCACGCAAGCCTTCTAACCGTGCGCGTAGAATGAATGCAATATTTCCCGAAGGACTTCCGATTCCGAATTCTTTCGAAAAAACAATTCCGTGATAACCTTCTGAAGGTTCTGAAAATTGCAGGAATTTTCCATTGCCCCAATTATAATTTCCGCCATCCACAATTACACCGCCAATACTGTTGCCATGACCACCAATCCATTTTGTTGCCGATTCTACAACAATGTTTGCGCCTTGCTCAATAGGTCGGCATAAATAACCGCCACCGGCAAAAGTATTATCCACAATCAATGGCAAATCGTATTTTTCAGCTAACTTTTTGAATGCATCGAAATCGGGAATGCCTAAAACCGGGTTACTAATGGTTTCGAGGTAAATTGCTTTTGTATTTTTATCAATAAGTTTTTCAAATTCTTCGGTATTATCATTCTTTGCAAATCTTGCTTCTATTCCTAATCTTTTAAAAGATACTTTAAACTGATTATATGTTCCGCCATACAAATAAGGAGTAGAAACAAAATTATCACTAGTTTGTAAAATATTATTTAAAGCGATGAACTGCGCTGCATGTCCCGATGCAACTGCTAACGCACCAACTCCACCTTCGAGAGCAGCCATGCGTTTTTCAAAAACATCGGTTGTTGGATTCATGATGCGGGTATAAATATTTCCCGGTTCTTTCAATGCAAATAAATTTGCACCGTGTTCAGCATCCCTGAACAGATAAGATGTTGTTTGATATATAGGCACCGACCTTGATAATGTAGTTTGTTCTACATCTTGCCCCGCATGTATTTGCAAAGTATCGAAATGATATTTATTTTTCATGGCAGTTTTATTTATCTTAAACAGGCAACTACTAGTATTAAGTTAATTTTGAAACGGTAGTCATCCTGAGTTCATCGAAGGATGACTTGCTTACAGAATATTCACATTTCGATAAACTCAATATGACATTCTGTAACATATTAAGCTTAACTAAACATTAGTATATTTTTTTTAAGGTTCAATTTTCTATTGTTGAAAAATTCCTTGTGAATCGCTTTTATAGCCTTATCTCTGTCGTTTTGTTCAACAATAAAATAAGTTACAACATCCGATGCCCCGAAATTTATTGTTTCAATATTTATTCCTGCTTTAGCAACAGCGCTGAACAAACGTGCAGCAATACCAAGCTTTTCCATCATACCACAACCTACTACAGCAATCGTAGAAAGTCCTTTTTTCATAATTGAAGAGTTTACTCCACTTAATGGTAAATCTTTTATGATGCTATATGCTCTTTCCACGTCTGATGCGGCAAAGAAAAGATTGATATGAGTATGCGTATTAAAAACAAGTTTGATATTAATTTTTTCTGCTTCCAGTTTTCTTGTAATGATAGCCATCAAACCCGCTTTGATTCCAACTCCCGGACCACTGAAACGAATTACGCAAAAGTCGTCGCTGTATGTTACACTTTTTATTACTTCATCGCTCACATCTTCTCTTTCTCCAATAATAGTAAGCGGAGTAATTTTCGTATCAATTTTATTAATGTTGAAAATACGAATCGGAATATTTTTATCAAGCAAAGGCTCAACAGTTCTGGGGTGAAGAATTTTTGCACCGAAATAAGCCAACTCAGCAGCTTCGCCATAGAATAAGCGCGGAATTGTAACTGCATCAGCTACAAGTTTTGGGTCGGCACTTTGAAAACCATCAACATCTTTCCATATATCTAACGATTCAGCATCAATACATGCAGCAATTGCAGCAGCCGAATAATCGCTTCCTCCACGACCGAAAATTGTTTTTCTTCCTTCTTTTGATATTCCGTAAAAACCGGGAATAATAAAAACTTTATCAGCCGAAAGCCTTTCTCCTACTATTTTTCGTGATGCATTAAAATCAACAGAAGCATTACCATATTCCCCATCGGTAATGAGTTGCAGATCTTCAGGCAATACCTCTTCACACTGCAATCCTTCATTACGAATAATTGCCGTTATGATAAGAGCGCTTAATTTTTCACCATAACTCAATACTGCATCTTCAATAAATTCAGGTATTTCACCTAAATAATTTATTCCAAGTAATTGTCGTCTCAGTTCATTCAGCCTGATATCAAGTTGTTCAAGCACTTCGGTTTTATTTTTTTCCTCTTTGATATAATGATTGATGATATTTTCTTTCATCTCGGCAAGAAAATCGGTAAAAAGAAGAATATTTTTTTCATCATCCTTTGCTTTATTTATTATCTCAATAAGTTTGTTTGTAATTCCGTAAAACGCTGAAACTACTATTGCCAGCGGACGGTTGTAAAATTTTATTACATCCAGAAGTTTTTGAATGTCGCCTGTTTCTTTAAGGTTTGAGCCACCAAATTTTACTACAATTTTTTTCATTTGTTACTTTTTATTAAAATTTTAAAAACTAAAATTTTTATATTTTTTTCTTTTTCATCTGCATATTCTTTCACCATCCGGATATTATTTTCCGATTGAAATACGCAGGTTACCAAAAAAGGAAAATGATTTCCAGTTTCAGTTTTATTAAATTATGGTTTTTATATTTTTCATTATTTATGTTTAAATTATAATTCCCTTTCGGGTCAGGTATTAGCACCTTTCGGACTTTCCGGAGGTTGCTAGAGTATCATTGAGCCTGATCTCTCCACTCTTCTTTATAAATCAAACATTTCTTCGTAGAAAGGAATATTTGAAATGCACTGCAAAAATACATATTTTTTTAATCACAAATATCTTTTAGTGAAATTTTTCTATGATTTTTTAAAACTCAATTTCAACCTGGTTCCTGTAAATATCTTCCATCGTTTCTCTTTTACGAATTAAATATTCTTTGCCCTGAAAAATCAATACTTCTGCAGGACGAAAACGCGAATTATAATTCGAAGCCATTGAAAAGCAGTAAGCACCTGCATTTCGCATAGCAAGAATATCGCCTTCCGCTATTTCATTTATTTTCCGGTTCCATCCAAAGGTATCGGTTTCGCAGATATAACCTACCACTGTGTAAATTCTTTGTTTTCCTATAGGATTTGAAATGTTAATAATATCGTGATAGGAATTATAAAACATTGGGCGTATCAAATGATTGAAACCTGTATCAATTCCGGCAAACACGGTCGAAGTAGTTTGTTTAATTACATTTACTCTTGCAAAAAAATAACCTGCTTCACTAACCAGGAATTTTCCGGGTTCAAAAACTAATTCTAAATTTCTTCCGTACTCGTTACAAAATGCATTGAATTTTTCGGAAATCATATTTCCCAGTAATTCAATTTCTGTGTATAGATCGCTTGGTTTGTAAGGAACTTTGAAACCGCTACCCAAATCAATGTAATCAAGTGCTTCAAATTTTTTAGCCACATCTAAAATAATATCCACACCTTGTGCAAACACTTCAATGTCGAGAATATCAGAGCCGGTATGCATATGAAGCCCTTCAACACGAAGACCTGTTGTTTCAATAATTCTTTTTGCATGAGGAATCTGGTAAATGGAAATTCCAAATTTTGAATCGACATGACCTACCGATATTTTTTTGTTTCCGCCTGCCATGATATGCGGATTAATTCGCAGGCATACCGGTACATTCGGGAACTCATGACCAAATTGTTCAAGCACCGATAGATTATC is part of the Bacteroidales bacterium genome and encodes:
- a CDS encoding alkaline phosphatase; protein product: MKYPCERKHAPIMINKFKKDFNIGFTLGLIFTSKQVLRNNGYHGWELVTKKLLLIIFRFYKNYNFLLMKKIFFVSLFISALFFKTAFSGIPPKYIFVFIGDGMGLNQVFLTEKYLEYFKDEKLIFLDNSWKFGLTKTDCLDTFRITDSGAAGTAIACGEKTNYGMIGMSKYKSFESIAEYLKKQKFKIGILTSVPLNHATPAAFFGHEPTRKNYDNLTNELIKSHFDFFAGGGFMLGNADTSKRIYKNFEQVLLKLKENKYNLLLNTSLLDKNKNTVLPVIIIDTLIRNKQINLKNVYSDEKNALPNVIDFPGYEDKLSVYTETAINSLKNDTGFFIMVEGGKIDWACHDNDAATAVGEVIAFNDAVKKAYGFYLKNPENTLIIVTADHETGGLTLGRGFDDSNSSSINSYRCYPNKLTLQKKSLIFSDSVTVAKYNYDAQIGWTTNEHSGLPVGIWTIGQGCENFTGIFENSDIKSKILNLINIQKR
- the dapA gene encoding 4-hydroxy-tetrahydrodipicolinate synthase yields the protein MLKGAYTLLITPFKKDLSLDEEGLKRLVEMQVESGIHGIAPLGVTGENTMMTDNEIYKVVEIIAKHAKGKAKIVPDACSTSLWEAKERVQRFIDLGADYISVFTPYFVLPKQEGLIDFYEKLADFSKVPIVLHNAPERTGVDLLPETTGHLSKHPNISGIKDGNKKLDHLAKILYLTKDQDFDVFTGKDTTAYPLISFGGAGTFTVAGNAIPKVMKELTEAALSGNMKKAEQMHFEYYELFEAFRFESNPMAAKMALNLMGLPAGGHRSPLTPLSEGKTKILKSLMIQKGLIKE
- a CDS encoding homoserine kinase, with amino-acid sequence MNKITLRSPATSANVGPGYDIFAMALKEPYDEITISLNDSGKIEICISGEHGNIPTNVEDNTAGLATLELFKRKKIQQGVTIEINKKMPSGGGLGTTGASASAAIVGLNKLLNLNLSFNELIDIARMGEVASGGSPHADNVAASIMGGFVLVKSYHPIDVLKLDIPEFPIVLAAIRKSQRTTRGFITYEIGQEKLKEQMARCSRVIHALHTKDIAEFGSAINVDHIAEPVRGAAIPEYLDAKKKALEAGAFGCTISGGGSSIIAFCSLEKQKEIAEIFEKSFSPNPHYVKTICSFTSNTGVHEI
- a CDS encoding SDR family oxidoreductase, coding for MKNNLNEKIILVTGSSRGIGKAIAMILAQAGAKIIVHYSKNAVAAEETLKQLGENGLYTVKADLSKEDEIIAMVKLIESKTGKIDVLVNNAAWHSNMKPLENNFDTWFTDWKGTIASNLNGTACLSYLASKLMLKNSGGRIINISSRGAFRGEPESWAYGASKAGLNSLGQSMAKALAPQKIFVFTIAPGFVSTEMSQKILNSPQGDEIRNQSPFGRVALPGEIAKIVLFFAGEAPEFMTGCIVDINGASYLRT
- a CDS encoding aspartate-semialdehyde dehydrogenase, which gives rise to MKVAVVGATGLVGSVMIKVLEEKKFPVDVLIPAASEKSAGKEIYYNNKKVKVCSIQQALDEKPHIVLFSAGSDVSLNWAEKFAAAGCYVIDNSSAWRMNPVIPLIVPEVNIDSLKKENRIIANPNCSTIQMLVALAPLYRNFGIKKIIVSTYQSVTGSGIKGITQLEKERVGDDSSKFYARQIDLNCIPQCDVFTDNDYTKEEMKLVNETRKIFNDNNISVSATAARVAVRGGHSESVYVELEKKVSKEKIIAALKDAAGLILKTNNEEYTTALEAQEKDEVFVSRIRKDLFNDYAWNMWVVADNLRKGAATNAVQIAEYVKEKFMS
- a CDS encoding O-acetylhomoserine aminocarboxypropyltransferase/cysteine synthase, encoding MKNKYHFDTLQIHAGQDVEQTTLSRSVPIYQTTSYLFRDAEHGANLFALKEPGNIYTRIMNPTTDVFEKRMAALEGGVGALAVASGHAAQFIALNNILQTSDNFVSTPYLYGGTYNQFKVSFKRLGIEARFAKNDNTEEFEKLIDKNTKAIYLETISNPVLGIPDFDAFKKLAEKYDLPLIVDNTFAGGGYLCRPIEQGANIVVESATKWIGGHGNSIGGVIVDGGNYNWGNGKFLQFSEPSEGYHGIVFSKEFGIGSPSGNIAFILRARLEGLRDFGPALSPFNSFLLLQGLETLSFRMKRHCENALKLAGWLQSNPLVEKVNYPGLLNSSSHERAIKYLNNGFGGVLTFVIKGDKNNAVKFVNSLKLVSHLANVGDAKTLIILPAATTHQQLSDEELNASGISPTLLRVSVGLEHINDIIADFENAFKSI
- a CDS encoding aspartyl protease family protein, with the translated sequence MKLKIPIEIIELEPESFHLFIEGHINGKPANMLVDTGASKTVFDLNRISNFINKRKKKFESFEKTTTGLGTNSMESHFTNFKKFNIKKLAFVDFKAILLDMTHVNQSYEMLKMKPIDGVLGSDLLMKYKSVIDYKKHIISFEY
- the metA gene encoding homoserine O-succinyltransferase, with the protein product MPINIPDRLPAKDILQNENIFVIGRRKASHQDIRPLNIAIVNLMPLKIDTETQLMRLLSNTPLQVEIDLLMTGTYKPKNTAESHLKNFYNTFSNVKNKKYDGMIVTGAPVEQEAFENVLYWKEITEIFEWAKTNVTSTFYICWAAQAALYYYYGIEKCLLPKKVFGVFEHKLLNNKPPIVRGFDDVFTAPHSRHTTVKKEDILKVKDLQLLAESPEAGVYLATAVNRRRIFVTGHSEYDALTLKAEYLRDKNKGLKIEKPLNYFPGNNENNYPIVNWRSHANLLFSNWLNYYVYQETPYDIHEIK
- a CDS encoding aspartate kinase, yielding MKKIVVKFGGSNLKETGDIQKLLDVIKFYNRPLAIVVSAFYGITNKLIEIINKAKDDEKNILLFTDFLAEMKENIINHYIKEEKNKTEVLEQLDIRLNELRRQLLGINYLGEIPEFIEDAVLSYGEKLSALIITAIIRNEGLQCEEVLPEDLQLITDGEYGNASVDFNASRKIVGERLSADKVFIIPGFYGISKEGRKTIFGRGGSDYSAAAIAACIDAESLDIWKDVDGFQSADPKLVADAVTIPRLFYGEAAELAYFGAKILHPRTVEPLLDKNIPIRIFNINKIDTKITPLTIIGEREDVSDEVIKSVTYSDDFCVIRFSGPGVGIKAGLMAIITRKLEAEKINIKLVFNTHTHINLFFAASDVERAYSIIKDLPLSGVNSSIMKKGLSTIAVVGCGMMEKLGIAARLFSAVAKAGINIETINFGASDVVTYFIVEQNDRDKAIKAIHKEFFNNRKLNLKKNILMFS
- the lysA gene encoding diaminopimelate decarboxylase gives rise to the protein MILNSENEYRLGSFPVSELCERYGLPLYVYDGDIMLTQLKKLRNAFQIERLKICYACKALSNINVLRLFMMAGTGLDTVSIQEVWAGLKAGFEPKDIIYTPNCVSMEEIKMAIDAGVRINIDNLSVLEQFGHEFPNVPVCLRINPHIMAGGNKKISVGHVDSKFGISIYQIPHAKRIIETTGLRVEGLHMHTGSDILDIEVFAQGVDIILDVAKKFEALDYIDLGSGFKVPYKPSDLYTEIELLGNMISEKFNAFCNEYGRNLELVFEPGKFLVSEAGYFFARVNVIKQTTSTVFAGIDTGFNHLIRPMFYNSYHDIINISNPIGKQRIYTVVGYICETDTFGWNRKINEIAEGDILAMRNAGAYCFSMASNYNSRFRPAEVLIFQGKEYLIRKRETMEDIYRNQVEIEF